In Nitrososphaerota archaeon, a genomic segment contains:
- a CDS encoding tRNA uridine(34) 5-carboxymethylaminomethyl modification radical SAM/GNAT enzyme Elp3, translated as MLVQSDISEDEKFLMACREIAGILVERKVSKVEFESIRRNACMKYSLARMPGNAAILEQVPSEDKERVRSVLVVKPTRTASGVAVIAIMTRPHPCPHGVCVYCPGGVRNNSPQAYTGHEPAALRGKQNDYDSARQVHSRLKQLKSAGHKLGKAELIVMGGTFLSTPADYQRGFIKGALDALNGIESPSLEEAKLVAETAPTRNVGITIETRPDWCRQKHVDNMLSYGATRVEIGVQVLDDEIYRIMRRGHTVADVVESFQVAKDSAYKIVAHMMPGLPGSTPEKDIASIRQLFDDENFRPDMLKIYPTLLIASADLYQWWLEGKYKPYGVEDMVQIIAEAKKHIPKWVRIMRIQRDIPAKMIVDGVKKSNLRELVAEELKRRGYSCNCIRCREVGLKQIKEKIRFKPDDIVMNRINYDASGGKEIFLSFDDKSVDALIGFLRLRVPSERAHRPEIAGHNALLVRELHVYGPVVPVGEKEDLSWQHKGFGRALMEEAERIAAEEFDAKKMVVISALGTREYYRKLGYESDGPYVSKAL; from the coding sequence ATGCTCGTCCAGAGCGACATTTCTGAAGATGAAAAATTTCTGATGGCTTGCAGGGAGATAGCGGGGATTCTGGTCGAGCGGAAAGTTTCGAAAGTTGAGTTTGAGAGTATCAGAAGAAATGCGTGCATGAAATACTCCTTGGCAAGAATGCCCGGAAATGCAGCGATACTCGAGCAAGTTCCTAGTGAGGATAAAGAACGTGTCCGGTCAGTCTTGGTGGTAAAACCAACAAGGACTGCCTCTGGAGTTGCAGTGATAGCAATCATGACGAGACCCCATCCCTGTCCTCATGGAGTATGCGTCTACTGTCCAGGCGGAGTAAGAAACAACTCGCCCCAAGCTTACACTGGTCATGAGCCAGCAGCGTTAAGAGGGAAGCAGAATGACTATGATTCTGCAAGGCAGGTACATTCTAGATTAAAACAGCTAAAGTCTGCAGGTCACAAGCTCGGCAAGGCTGAACTAATCGTAATGGGAGGAACTTTTCTGAGTACGCCCGCAGATTACCAGCGAGGTTTCATAAAGGGTGCATTGGACGCACTTAACGGAATAGAATCGCCTAGCCTGGAAGAAGCCAAGCTCGTTGCAGAGACCGCGCCAACTAGAAATGTAGGCATTACAATAGAAACCAGGCCAGACTGGTGCAGGCAGAAGCATGTTGACAACATGCTTAGCTACGGAGCGACGAGGGTCGAAATCGGAGTACAAGTACTTGACGATGAAATCTACCGAATAATGCGAAGAGGGCATACTGTCGCAGATGTTGTTGAATCTTTTCAGGTAGCAAAGGATTCTGCCTACAAAATAGTCGCTCACATGATGCCTGGGCTGCCAGGCTCCACTCCTGAAAAAGACATCGCATCCATAAGGCAGCTCTTCGACGATGAAAACTTTAGGCCTGACATGCTGAAGATTTACCCGACTCTGCTCATCGCATCTGCAGACCTCTACCAGTGGTGGCTCGAAGGAAAGTACAAGCCCTACGGCGTGGAAGATATGGTGCAGATAATTGCAGAAGCCAAAAAACACATTCCTAAATGGGTTAGGATAATGAGGATTCAGAGGGATATACCTGCAAAGATGATCGTCGATGGCGTCAAGAAGAGTAACCTGCGTGAACTTGTTGCTGAGGAGCTGAAGAGGAGAGGGTATTCGTGCAATTGCATACGCTGCAGAGAGGTAGGTCTCAAACAAATCAAGGAAAAGATCAGGTTCAAACCAGACGATATAGTGATGAACAGAATTAATTATGATGCGTCTGGAGGCAAGGAGATCTTTCTTTCGTTTGACGATAAGTCGGTTGACGCTCTAATTGGATTCCTAAGGTTAAGGGTACCATCTGAAAGAGCGCACAGGCCTGAAATTGCTGGCCACAATGCCTTGCTCGTTAGGGAACTGCATGTATATGGACCTGTTGTCCCGGTCGGAGAAAAGGAGGACCTTTCGTGGCAGCATAAAGGGTTCGGGAGGGCTTTGATGGAGGAGGCCGAACGCATAGCGGCTGAAGAATTCGATGCCAAGAAGATGGTCGTGATTAGCGCTTTGGGAACTCGAGAATATTACAGGAAGTTAGGCTACGAATCTGATGGTCCTTACGTATCAAAAGCGCTTTAA
- a CDS encoding 30S ribosomal protein S30, with protein sequence MPTHGSMTKAGKVRGQTPKLQAKPRHSPVPKVRSRSTFVKRYTLKRKPGQNWMKF encoded by the coding sequence ATGCCAACGCACGGCTCGATGACAAAGGCTGGAAAGGTCAGAGGCCAGACGCCGAAGCTTCAGGCAAAGCCAAGGCACTCCCCCGTACCCAAGGTCAGGAGCAGGAGCACATTTGTTAAGCGCTACACCCTGAAGAGAAAGCCTGGCCAGAACTGGATGAAATTTTAG
- a CDS encoding universal stress protein has product MTNRILVAVDGSQASVEAVRVAARIARENWKELIVLNVLESSSSVDRAHIELEQYFKSAAAFELNGVRYRTIVETGDQKKKVLGIAELMGAEMIVIGFIGLKGVGKFRALGDVARAIIEESRIPVLVVPQEQKEVRAAPYQLA; this is encoded by the coding sequence ATGACCAACAGAATTTTAGTCGCTGTAGATGGCTCGCAGGCCTCTGTAGAAGCTGTAAGGGTAGCTGCACGGATTGCGAGAGAGAACTGGAAAGAATTGATAGTATTGAACGTCCTTGAATCTTCAAGTTCAGTAGACAGGGCCCACATCGAACTGGAGCAATACTTCAAGTCTGCAGCAGCATTTGAGCTAAATGGGGTAAGATACCGCACCATAGTCGAAACGGGCGACCAGAAGAAAAAGGTCTTGGGCATTGCAGAGCTCATGGGTGCTGAAATGATAGTAATCGGCTTTATCGGGTTAAAGGGCGTAGGCAAGTTCAGGGCTCTGGGTGATGTTGCAAGAGCAATCATCGAGGAATCAAGGATACCCGTGCTGGTAGTGCCTCAAGAGCAGAAAGAAGTTCGAGCCGCTCCATACCAACTAGCCTAA
- a CDS encoding peroxiredoxin family protein translates to MVLDMQSTKEHGAPQAKKNKLVIVVSKGTVDGLYPPLILATTGAAQGMQVHLYFTFGGMKLLAKQTADNLVTSADLGLKTEELQALLKKGGMPTVKDMLKRARDMGVKIHACSPTMGVFGTTKDQLLEEVDDIIGASTYLDYASDPDAITLFV, encoded by the coding sequence ATGGTTCTTGATATGCAGTCCACAAAAGAGCATGGAGCTCCTCAAGCGAAGAAGAATAAGCTGGTAATAGTAGTGAGCAAGGGGACGGTTGACGGCCTTTATCCTCCTCTGATTCTGGCTACAACTGGCGCGGCTCAAGGCATGCAAGTTCACCTTTACTTTACATTTGGAGGCATGAAGTTATTGGCAAAGCAGACCGCGGACAATCTGGTTACATCAGCAGATCTTGGGCTAAAGACGGAAGAGCTGCAAGCGTTATTGAAAAAGGGAGGAATGCCTACTGTGAAGGATATGCTGAAGAGGGCGAGGGATATGGGCGTGAAGATTCATGCGTGCTCTCCGACGATGGGCGTCTTCGGCACAACAAAAGATCAACTGCTTGAAGAGGTCGACGACATAATAGGCGCATCTACGTATCTTGACTATGCTTCGGACCCGGATGCCATAACCTTATTCGTCTAA
- the ilvC gene encoding ketol-acid reductoisomerase, with amino-acid sequence MARTWYDKDISLNPIKNETIAVMGYGIQGAAQACNLKDSGLKVIVGARRGGNSWEQAAKDGHKVMELADAAQKADIIHILIPDMEQGTTYKKEIEPFVKKGDALSFSHGAAIHWKWIEPPKSVDVIMLAPKAPGKRVRELYLEGFGTPGLVAVQQDYTKRAWDRVLGIAKGTGCSRAGILETTFKEEVETDWFGEQVDLCGGVDRLIRTGFETLVEAGYQPEIAYFECLHELKLIVDLIQRYGIAGMYRRVSETARFGGLTRGQRVVGEASRNAMKKALDDIQSGKFEREWVETYKREGKKSFDKYMEEIEDHPIEIVGKKLRKMMWPKEQVE; translated from the coding sequence TTGGCAAGGACATGGTACGACAAGGATATCTCTCTTAACCCTATCAAGAATGAAACTATTGCTGTAATGGGATACGGGATTCAGGGCGCCGCTCAAGCCTGCAACCTAAAGGATTCGGGCCTAAAGGTGATAGTTGGTGCAAGAAGAGGCGGCAACAGCTGGGAGCAGGCGGCAAAGGATGGGCATAAAGTTATGGAGCTTGCAGATGCAGCTCAAAAAGCCGACATAATCCACATACTCATACCGGACATGGAGCAGGGAACGACTTACAAGAAGGAGATCGAGCCTTTTGTCAAGAAAGGCGATGCGTTGAGCTTCTCACACGGTGCAGCTATACACTGGAAGTGGATAGAGCCTCCAAAATCTGTCGATGTCATAATGCTCGCGCCAAAAGCCCCTGGCAAGAGGGTAAGAGAATTGTACCTTGAAGGATTTGGAACTCCAGGACTAGTAGCGGTTCAACAGGATTATACGAAGAGGGCTTGGGACAGGGTGCTGGGGATTGCGAAGGGGACTGGATGCTCTAGGGCTGGAATCTTAGAGACGACGTTCAAGGAAGAAGTGGAAACTGATTGGTTTGGCGAGCAGGTCGATTTATGCGGAGGTGTTGACAGGCTGATAAGGACGGGTTTTGAAACCCTTGTGGAAGCTGGTTATCAGCCAGAAATTGCGTATTTCGAGTGTCTACATGAACTGAAACTGATAGTTGATCTGATACAACGATATGGCATTGCAGGAATGTACAGGAGGGTAAGTGAGACTGCAAGGTTTGGAGGGCTGACAAGAGGGCAAAGAGTCGTTGGGGAAGCCTCGCGTAATGCCATGAAGAAGGCTCTGGATGATATACAGTCTGGCAAGTTCGAGAGGGAGTGGGTGGAGACTTACAAGCGGGAAGGCAAGAAGTCCTTTGACAAGTATATGGAAGAAATTGAAGACCACCCTATTGAAATCGTCGGCAAGAAGCTAAGAAAGATGATGTGGCCCAAAGAGCAAGTGGAATGA
- a CDS encoding phosphate/phosphite/phosphonate ABC transporter substrate-binding protein has translation MLYCGFSDCLPTISAKVIALAAAVLLVGVGIGVSLNTLLTPPAMQSAVPQKIVIAIQPTQTSAELTSRSQQLEQFLESEVGVDIEIYVPTTYAAVVEALRFGNADVAFMSAWPTYIATKMSNADIVLAEVREVVIGEEKRNEPFYFSYWIAPKESTVKALSDLQGKKVCLPSQISTSGYVAPMGRMVELGLIKKPDNGAVDPKAFFGDVLYGGGYSQCWTALKAGQVDATVIAGDVVESLYREVLANTRVIEQQGPIPSHGVVFSKNLSEPLRSKLTNALLKLGEPEHRDLMKRFISGIFVSFKATTTEDHIAGLQKYLGLTGLKFTESLG, from the coding sequence TTGTTATACTGCGGCTTCAGTGATTGCTTGCCAACAATTTCTGCAAAGGTAATTGCCCTAGCCGCAGCGGTGCTTCTTGTAGGAGTAGGCATAGGCGTCTCTCTGAACACTCTGTTAACGCCTCCTGCAATGCAATCCGCAGTACCCCAAAAAATTGTAATAGCTATACAGCCTACCCAGACGAGTGCTGAACTGACATCAAGGTCGCAACAGCTCGAGCAGTTCTTGGAATCAGAGGTAGGAGTTGACATAGAAATCTATGTACCGACAACCTATGCAGCAGTTGTGGAGGCATTGAGATTCGGTAATGCTGATGTGGCTTTCATGAGCGCATGGCCCACGTATATAGCGACCAAGATGTCTAATGCAGATATCGTGCTGGCAGAAGTCAGGGAGGTTGTGATAGGAGAGGAGAAGAGGAATGAACCATTCTACTTTTCATACTGGATAGCACCCAAGGAAAGCACTGTTAAGGCTCTAAGCGATTTGCAGGGCAAGAAAGTCTGCCTCCCAAGCCAGATATCCACTTCTGGTTATGTAGCCCCAATGGGCAGAATGGTTGAGCTTGGGCTAATTAAGAAACCCGATAATGGTGCGGTCGATCCAAAGGCGTTTTTTGGCGACGTTCTATATGGAGGAGGATATTCGCAGTGTTGGACCGCATTGAAGGCAGGACAGGTTGATGCCACTGTCATTGCGGGGGACGTTGTGGAAAGTTTGTACCGTGAAGTGCTAGCCAATACTAGGGTCATTGAGCAGCAAGGCCCAATCCCTTCTCACGGGGTCGTATTCAGCAAGAATCTGAGCGAGCCTCTGCGCTCAAAGTTGACAAATGCACTGCTCAAGCTCGGCGAGCCCGAACATAGAGATCTAATGAAAAGGTTCATCTCAGGCATATTTGTAAGTTTCAAGGCGACTACTACGGAGGATCACATAGCTGGCCTGCAAAAATATCTAGGCCTGACAGGTTTAAAATTCACTGAAAGTCTGGGTTAG
- a CDS encoding ATP-binding cassette domain-containing protein yields the protein MQLTENVEDPAKAIELQDIWFSYDGKNYILKEVNLSIKQGSSTVIVGANGCGKTTLLKIINGLVKPQKGSVRVFGINVNGRHGTNARRHIGYVPQQLGLLRNSTVLENVLVGGLARMGAASVLRLYPQEEIDYAIKCIDKAKIGHKVHEKVYRLSGGERQRVAIARALMQKPLIILADEFTSDLDYRSANEMMGFMNEFRRDGMALVMVTHNPDLAFRHGETMVFLKDGSKLSEAPAGKFDKTAI from the coding sequence GTGCAGCTTACGGAGAATGTCGAAGATCCTGCCAAGGCAATAGAACTGCAGGATATCTGGTTTTCCTATGACGGAAAGAACTACATTCTCAAGGAGGTAAACCTCAGCATAAAGCAAGGTTCGTCAACGGTCATAGTTGGGGCCAATGGCTGTGGTAAGACAACGCTGCTTAAGATTATCAACGGCCTTGTCAAGCCGCAGAAAGGATCGGTAAGAGTTTTTGGGATTAATGTAAACGGCAGACACGGGACAAATGCTAGGAGACACATAGGCTATGTTCCCCAGCAGCTCGGACTGCTAAGGAACTCTACAGTGCTCGAAAATGTACTTGTAGGAGGACTGGCACGCATGGGTGCAGCGTCTGTACTGAGACTGTACCCACAAGAGGAGATCGATTACGCTATCAAATGCATCGACAAGGCCAAAATTGGGCACAAGGTTCACGAAAAGGTCTACAGGTTGAGCGGAGGTGAGAGGCAGAGGGTTGCAATAGCCCGAGCGTTGATGCAGAAGCCTTTGATAATTCTTGCGGACGAGTTTACCTCTGATCTGGACTACCGATCGGCGAACGAGATGATGGGTTTTATGAACGAGTTCAGGCGCGACGGCATGGCTCTGGTAATGGTAACTCACAACCCTGACCTTGCGTTTAGGCATGGAGAAACGATGGTCTTTTTGAAGGACGGCTCCAAGCTCTCCGAGGCTCCTGCAGGCAAATTTGACAAAACAGCAATCTAG
- the phnE gene encoding phosphonate ABC transporter, permease protein PhnE — protein MKHSNRGILIELAVLAAVLASFWSIGLFDLSRLARGTGNLAIFFADLVPPNLTILDRVLPSLLETLQMSFAGTALGFVISLPLAVLAAKNVFNIAVITPIRFVLAIVRTIPALLWALIFVVALGLGPLPGTLGVAVYTVGYLGKLYYEALEAVDPEVIEAVRATGVSKVQLVMHAILPESGNQILSQLIFMFEYNVRASSILGFVGAGGVGFYMLGYIQTFQYRELMAVILATLAIVLVIDYLSSKIRSRFLLQGK, from the coding sequence ATGAAACACAGCAACAGAGGAATCCTAATTGAATTGGCAGTTCTAGCAGCGGTTTTAGCATCGTTCTGGAGCATCGGGCTCTTTGATCTTAGCAGACTTGCTAGGGGAACTGGAAACCTTGCGATCTTCTTTGCCGACCTTGTCCCTCCAAACCTTACTATCCTTGACAGAGTTCTGCCCTCATTGTTGGAGACTTTGCAGATGTCCTTTGCGGGTACTGCGCTGGGGTTTGTTATATCGCTCCCACTAGCGGTTCTGGCTGCCAAAAACGTGTTCAATATTGCAGTCATTACCCCAATAAGGTTCGTGCTCGCTATTGTGAGAACAATACCTGCTTTGCTCTGGGCACTTATCTTTGTGGTTGCTCTAGGCTTGGGCCCTCTTCCAGGCACTCTTGGAGTTGCAGTATACACTGTCGGATACCTTGGCAAGTTATACTATGAAGCTCTGGAGGCTGTGGACCCAGAAGTCATAGAGGCTGTAAGAGCCACCGGAGTTTCAAAAGTTCAGCTCGTGATGCACGCAATACTTCCAGAGTCTGGCAACCAAATACTCAGTCAATTGATATTCATGTTTGAATACAATGTCAGGGCATCATCGATCCTTGGCTTTGTCGGTGCTGGAGGGGTGGGATTTTACATGCTTGGCTATATCCAGACCTTCCAATACAGAGAACTTATGGCTGTGATACTTGCGACTTTGGCAATAGTGCTTGTCATAGACTATCTGAGTTCTAAGATCAGGAGCCGCTTCCTGCTACAAGGTAAGTAG
- the moaA gene encoding GTP 3',8-cyclase MoaA, whose translation MLRTDIIDIVEQIRSVPIEEVSMTTNGTRLARLASILKETGLSKVNISLHSLKEDTFRFLTHANKLKDTIEAIRASIDVQLRPVKINATMLKGINDSEIDEMIEFSRELGGGVTNILQLIEMVPTSGSNFYNTYHLNLNVIEEKLKEKANSVSERVLHRRPRYELENGVCVEVVRPMHNTSFCMGNNRMRITCDGKFKPCLLRSDNHVDFLTAMRKGSSDSDLAEKFRKAVLLREPFFQSGSAKQRLGLPLCTS comes from the coding sequence ATGCTTAGAACCGACATAATTGACATTGTTGAACAGATAAGATCTGTCCCTATCGAAGAAGTTTCCATGACTACAAATGGGACTCGCCTCGCAAGGCTTGCCTCCATTCTAAAAGAAACGGGTCTTAGTAAAGTCAACATAAGTCTTCATAGCCTCAAGGAAGATACCTTCAGATTCCTTACACATGCTAACAAGTTGAAGGACACTATTGAAGCGATAAGAGCATCAATAGATGTGCAGCTACGACCTGTAAAGATCAACGCGACCATGTTGAAAGGCATCAATGATTCTGAAATTGATGAAATGATCGAGTTTTCCAGAGAACTCGGAGGAGGCGTGACTAACATTCTCCAGCTGATTGAAATGGTACCGACTTCTGGCTCGAATTTTTACAATACATACCATCTAAACCTTAATGTGATAGAGGAGAAACTCAAAGAAAAGGCAAATTCAGTGTCGGAAAGGGTGCTCCACAGAAGACCAAGATATGAACTAGAAAATGGTGTCTGTGTCGAAGTTGTTAGGCCTATGCATAATACGTCATTCTGCATGGGCAACAATAGAATGAGGATAACATGCGATGGGAAGTTCAAACCCTGCTTGCTACGGAGCGACAACCATGTTGACTTTCTGACAGCAATGAGGAAAGGATCATCTGATTCTGATTTAGCAGAGAAATTTAGAAAGGCCGTTCTGCTAAGGGAGCCATTTTTCCAATCTGGATCCGCAAAGCAAAGGCTTGGTTTACCATTATGCACATCGTGA
- a CDS encoding alpha/beta hydrolase gives MNDKVIEQGWVENDNIRLHYLDAYKNADSKLTPLFYVPGDLEGAENLEFDLQMLAPRRCISVSLRGRGKSDAPKKNYTFFHHVSDIESIVVNIGLKSFCLMSYSISVSYAIEFAARHPEFLKGFIIIDYPPRYPAMSDEWVSSVLFGMAEQVRSEVVTALQRESEEIPLWDRLDKIGCPVLILKGGLSGSYLDQNTVSLYLEHLPNAKVITLENSGHVVWEPDYYGFIKVVRDFLSQIDT, from the coding sequence ATGAATGATAAGGTCATTGAGCAGGGCTGGGTGGAGAACGATAATATTCGCTTGCACTACCTTGACGCCTACAAAAACGCAGATTCCAAGCTGACTCCCTTGTTTTATGTTCCCGGTGATCTTGAGGGTGCTGAGAATTTGGAGTTTGACTTACAGATGCTCGCTCCAAGAAGATGTATTTCGGTAAGCTTGCGCGGTCGTGGAAAAAGCGATGCCCCGAAAAAGAACTACACATTTTTCCATCATGTGTCCGACATAGAGTCTATCGTGGTAAATATTGGGCTGAAATCATTTTGCTTGATGTCCTATTCCATAAGTGTGTCATATGCTATTGAATTTGCGGCCAGACACCCGGAATTCCTGAAGGGCTTCATAATAATTGATTACCCACCGCGCTATCCCGCCATGTCCGATGAATGGGTGAGCTCGGTGCTTTTCGGGATGGCCGAGCAAGTAAGGTCCGAAGTGGTTACGGCGTTGCAACGCGAATCTGAGGAAATACCGTTATGGGACAGACTGGACAAGATCGGATGTCCAGTATTAATCCTAAAGGGCGGTCTATCAGGGAGCTATCTTGACCAAAATACTGTTTCGCTGTATCTTGAGCATTTGCCTAACGCAAAGGTCATTACTCTAGAGAATTCTGGTCATGTGGTCTGGGAGCCCGATTACTATGGATTCATCAAAGTTGTCAGGGACTTTCTTAGTCAGATTGATACATAA